In Pelagibaculum spongiae, the following proteins share a genomic window:
- the rplP gene encoding 50S ribosomal protein L16, whose protein sequence is MLQPKRMKFRKMHKGRNRGTAIAGGSVSFGEFGLKATGRGRMTARQIEAARRVITRHVKRQGQLWIRVFPDKPITEKPLEVRQGKGKGNVEYWVAQIQPGRMLYEIEGVSEEVAREAFRLASNKLPISTIFVTRTVM, encoded by the coding sequence ATGTTGCAACCAAAACGGATGAAATTCCGCAAGATGCATAAAGGTCGTAACCGCGGAACAGCAATTGCCGGTGGCAGTGTTAGTTTTGGTGAGTTCGGTCTGAAGGCGACTGGCCGTGGTCGTATGACTGCACGTCAGATTGAAGCCGCGCGTCGTGTAATTACTCGTCACGTTAAGCGTCAAGGTCAATTGTGGATTCGGGTATTCCCTGATAAGCCAATTACTGAAAAGCCGCTGGAAGTTCGTCAGGGTAAAGGTAAAGGTAATGTTGAATACTGGGTTGCCCAGATTCAGCCTGGCCGTATGCTCTACGAAATTGAAGGTGTGTCGGAAGAAGTAGCTCGCGAGGCGTTCCGCCTAGCATCAAACAAGCTGCCGATTTCAACAATTTTCGTGACTCGGACGGTGATGTGA
- the rpsS gene encoding 30S ribosomal protein S19, translated as MPRSLKKGPFVDLHLIQKVEAAVESKNRRPIKTWSRRSMILPEMVGLTIAVHNGRQHIPVLVTEDMVGHKLGEFAPTRTYRGHAADKKAKKR; from the coding sequence ATGCCTCGTTCACTGAAAAAAGGACCGTTTGTAGACCTTCACCTGATTCAGAAGGTTGAAGCAGCGGTTGAAAGTAAAAACCGTCGTCCTATCAAAACCTGGTCACGCCGTTCCATGATCCTACCGGAAATGGTTGGTCTGACTATCGCTGTACACAATGGTCGTCAGCATATCCCAGTACTTGTTACTGAAGATATGGTAGGCCATAAGCTTGGCGAATTTGCTCCTACCCGTACTTATCGTGGCCATGCCGCCGATAAGAAGGCCAAGAAGCGATAA
- the rpsC gene encoding 30S ribosomal protein S3 translates to MGQKVHPTGIRLGIVKDWAARWYADSKDYANFLAQDHQIREFLTKELKNASVGRIQIERPARALRITIFTARPGIVIGKKGEDVEKLRKKVTALTGIPANLSIEEIRKPELDAMLVAEGVGQQLQRRVMFRRAMKRAVQNAMRLGAKGIKIEVSGRLGGAEIARSEWYREGRVPLHTLRADIDYGTYEALTTYGIIGIKVWIFKGEVLGGQLPVAEEKQQQPKKPARNRKKSGGGK, encoded by the coding sequence ATGGGTCAAAAAGTACATCCGACGGGTATCCGCCTGGGTATCGTCAAGGACTGGGCCGCTCGCTGGTATGCTGACAGCAAGGATTACGCGAATTTTCTGGCGCAAGATCACCAGATTCGTGAATTCCTGACTAAGGAGCTGAAAAATGCTTCTGTTGGTCGCATTCAGATCGAACGTCCAGCTCGCGCACTGCGTATCACGATTTTCACTGCTCGCCCCGGTATTGTTATCGGTAAGAAAGGTGAAGATGTTGAGAAGCTGCGCAAAAAGGTTACTGCACTGACTGGCATCCCAGCCAACCTGAGCATTGAAGAGATCCGCAAGCCGGAACTCGACGCAATGTTGGTTGCTGAAGGTGTAGGTCAACAGTTGCAGCGCCGTGTAATGTTCCGTCGCGCTATGAAGCGTGCGGTTCAGAATGCCATGCGTTTGGGCGCTAAGGGTATCAAAATCGAAGTATCTGGCCGTTTGGGCGGAGCTGAGATTGCTCGTAGCGAATGGTATCGCGAAGGTCGCGTACCTCTGCATACCTTACGTGCTGACATCGACTATGGCACTTACGAAGCTCTGACCACATACGGAATTATCGGTATTAAGGTTTGGATCTTCAAAGGTGAAGTATTGGGTGGCCAACTTCCTGTAGCTGAAGAAAAGCAGCAACAGCCGAAGAAGCCTGCACGCAACCGGAAGAAGTCCGGTGGCGGTAAGTAA
- the rpmC gene encoding 50S ribosomal protein L29 has translation MKAEELRQKSSDELKTERLELLKEQFNLRMQKATGQLAKSHLLKGVRRNIARIETVLKQKAGE, from the coding sequence ATGAAAGCAGAAGAACTTCGTCAGAAAAGCTCCGATGAGCTGAAGACCGAGCGTCTTGAGCTGCTGAAAGAGCAGTTCAATCTGCGCATGCAGAAGGCGACTGGCCAACTGGCTAAGTCCCACCTTCTGAAAGGTGTGCGCAGAAATATTGCGCGGATCGAAACCGTGCTGAAGCAAAAGGCAGGTGAGTGA
- the rplB gene encoding 50S ribosomal protein L2, with protein MALVKCKPTSAGRRFVVKVVNPELHKGAPHAPLLATKKKSGGRNHNGRITTRHIGGGHKQHYRMIDFKRNKDAIPARVERLEYDPNRSAFIALVLYADGERRYVIAEKNMTAGTELMNGVTAPIKPGNCMPLRNIPVGSQIHCIEMKPGKGAQLARSAGATVQLLAKDGAYVTLRLRSGEMRKVLADCRATIGEVSNSEHSLRSLGKAGASRWRGIRPTVRGVAMNPIDHPHGGGEGRTSGGRHPVSPWGTPTKGYKTRSNKRTDKLIVRRRNRK; from the coding sequence ATGGCTCTGGTTAAATGCAAACCGACGTCCGCTGGTCGTCGATTTGTTGTCAAGGTGGTCAATCCCGAGCTCCATAAAGGAGCTCCGCATGCGCCACTGCTGGCAACCAAGAAGAAGAGTGGAGGTCGTAACCATAACGGTCGCATCACTACTCGTCACATCGGTGGTGGCCACAAGCAGCACTACCGTATGATTGATTTCAAGCGGAATAAAGATGCTATCCCAGCACGCGTTGAGCGTCTGGAATATGATCCTAACCGTAGCGCATTCATTGCTCTGGTTCTGTATGCAGACGGCGAACGTCGTTATGTCATTGCAGAAAAGAACATGACCGCAGGTACTGAATTGATGAACGGCGTAACTGCCCCAATCAAGCCAGGTAACTGCATGCCGCTGCGTAATATTCCGGTTGGTAGTCAGATTCATTGCATCGAGATGAAGCCTGGTAAAGGCGCTCAGCTCGCTCGTTCTGCAGGTGCCACCGTGCAGCTGTTAGCGAAAGATGGTGCATATGTCACTTTACGTTTACGCTCTGGCGAAATGCGTAAGGTGTTGGCAGATTGTCGCGCAACCATTGGCGAAGTATCCAATTCCGAGCATAGCTTACGCTCACTCGGTAAAGCAGGTGCTTCTCGCTGGCGCGGTATCCGCCCAACTGTTCGCGGTGTAGCTATGAACCCGATCGATCACCCACATGGTGGTGGTGAAGGGCGTACATCTGGTGGCCGTCATCCGGTTTCACCATGGGGTACTCCTACTAAGGGTTACAAGACTCGCAGCAACAAGCGTACGGATAAGCTAATCGTACGTCGTCGCAACCGGAAATAG
- the rpsG gene encoding 30S ribosomal protein S7 translates to MPRRRVVAKREILPDPKHESQILAKFINMVMEDGKKSVAEKIVYGALDIVADKKSGEPVDSFTDALDKLRPMVEVKSRRVGGSTYQVPVEVRPARRTALAMRWLVDAARKRGEKSMGQRLAGELLDALEGRGSAMKKREDVHRMAEANKAFAHYRW, encoded by the coding sequence ATGCCTAGAAGACGAGTTGTAGCCAAACGTGAGATCTTGCCGGATCCTAAGCACGAAAGTCAGATCCTGGCAAAATTCATCAACATGGTGATGGAAGACGGAAAAAAATCCGTTGCTGAAAAGATTGTGTACGGCGCGCTGGATATTGTCGCTGATAAAAAAAGCGGTGAACCAGTAGATTCATTTACTGATGCTTTGGACAAGTTACGTCCAATGGTTGAAGTTAAGTCTCGCCGTGTTGGTGGCTCCACTTACCAGGTACCTGTGGAAGTAAGGCCTGCTCGTCGTACGGCTCTGGCTATGCGCTGGTTGGTTGACGCCGCTCGCAAGCGTGGTGAGAAGAGCATGGGTCAGCGTTTAGCTGGCGAATTGTTGGATGCCCTTGAAGGTCGTGGTTCTGCGATGAAGAAGCGTGAAGACGTGCATCGCATGGCTGAAGCTAACAAGGCATTTGCTCACTACCGCTGGTAA
- the rplV gene encoding 50S ribosomal protein L22, with protein METVAKLKGAQISAQKVRLVADQVRGLPVDRALELLTFSTKKAAVLIKKTLESAIANAEHNDGVDIDELRVSTIFVDEGSTLKRIRPRAKGRANRILKRSSHITVTVSDS; from the coding sequence ATGGAAACTGTAGCCAAGTTAAAAGGCGCGCAGATCTCTGCGCAAAAAGTTCGTCTCGTTGCAGACCAGGTCCGCGGCTTACCAGTGGATCGCGCTTTGGAACTTCTGACATTCAGCACCAAAAAGGCTGCTGTATTGATTAAGAAGACTCTAGAGTCAGCGATTGCTAACGCCGAGCACAATGATGGTGTAGACATTGACGAACTCCGTGTCAGCACTATTTTTGTTGACGAAGGATCGACGCTGAAGCGTATTCGTCCTCGTGCCAAAGGCCGTGCGAATCGCATCCTGAAGCGCTCCAGTCACATCACTGTGACAGTGTCTGATAGCTAG
- the rpsQ gene encoding 30S ribosomal protein S17 — protein MTEQAKLVRHVTGRVVSDKMDKTVVVMTERKVKHPIYGKFVTRSTKLHANDPENTCKIGDLVTVKESRPLSKTKSWELVEVVEQAR, from the coding sequence ATGACTGAGCAAGCAAAATTGGTTCGTCACGTGACTGGCCGCGTTGTCAGCGACAAGATGGATAAAACCGTTGTTGTCATGACCGAGCGTAAGGTGAAGCACCCGATCTACGGCAAGTTCGTAACTCGCTCAACCAAGCTGCACGCGAACGATCCCGAGAATACTTGTAAGATCGGCGATCTAGTCACAGTGAAAGAATCCCGTCCTTTGTCTAAGACAAAGAGCTGGGAACTGGTTGAGGTTGTCGAGCAAGCTCGATAA
- the rplW gene encoding 50S ribosomal protein L23, with amino-acid sequence MNQERLLKVLLGPHISEKATVIAEKNNQVVFKVVKDATKLEIKKAVESLFDVKVKSVRTLVAKGKTKRTGAIMGRRKDYKKAYVALAEGSEIEFAGE; translated from the coding sequence ATGAATCAAGAGCGTCTTTTAAAGGTTCTTCTTGGTCCACATATTTCCGAGAAAGCTACCGTCATAGCTGAGAAGAATAACCAAGTTGTCTTCAAAGTCGTCAAAGATGCAACCAAGCTTGAAATTAAAAAAGCTGTGGAATCACTCTTTGATGTGAAGGTGAAGTCTGTCCGAACTCTAGTAGCGAAGGGCAAGACCAAGCGTACTGGCGCGATCATGGGACGCCGCAAGGACTACAAGAAAGCATATGTAGCTCTAGCGGAAGGTTCTGAGATCGAATTCGCCGGCGAATAA
- the rplC gene encoding 50S ribosomal protein L3: MAIGLIGKKCGMTRVFTDEGVSIPVSVIEVEPNRITQIKTEETDGYRSVQVTTGSRKASRVTKPAAGHFAKAGVEAGRGLWEFRLDAEEGQDLEVGAELTVGRLEAGQKVDVTGTSKGKGFAGVIKRHNFAMQDATHGNSLSHRAHGSTGQNQTPGRVFKGKKMAGQMGNARVTVHTLEVVRVDAERNLVLVKGAVPGATGSDVIVKPAVKARG; this comes from the coding sequence ATGGCTATTGGACTGATCGGTAAGAAATGCGGCATGACCCGTGTGTTTACCGATGAAGGCGTATCTATCCCTGTTTCTGTCATCGAGGTCGAGCCTAACCGGATTACTCAGATCAAGACTGAAGAGACTGATGGATATCGCTCTGTTCAGGTAACTACTGGCAGCCGTAAGGCAAGCCGTGTTACGAAGCCTGCTGCGGGTCATTTTGCGAAAGCAGGTGTCGAAGCAGGACGTGGTTTGTGGGAATTCCGTCTCGATGCGGAAGAGGGTCAAGACCTTGAAGTAGGCGCTGAACTAACAGTTGGGCGTTTAGAAGCAGGTCAGAAAGTTGACGTAACGGGTACATCTAAAGGTAAAGGTTTCGCTGGTGTTATTAAGCGTCACAACTTTGCTATGCAGGATGCAACTCACGGTAACTCTCTGTCTCACCGTGCCCATGGTTCTACAGGTCAGAACCAAACTCCGGGTCGTGTATTCAAGGGTAAGAAAATGGCTGGCCAGATGGGTAATGCTCGCGTAACCGTGCACACTTTAGAAGTTGTACGTGTAGATGCTGAGCGTAATCTTGTGCTGGTTAAAGGTGCGGTTCCTGGTGCTACTGGTTCAGACGTAATTGTCAAACCAGCAGTCAAGGCTCGTGGCTAA
- the rpsJ gene encoding 30S ribosomal protein S10, with product MSNQRIRIRLKAFDHRLLDASTMEIVETAKRTGAQVRGPIPLPTRKERFTVLVSPHVNKDARDQYEIRTHKRVVDIVEPTDKTVDALMKLDLAAGVDVQISLG from the coding sequence ATGTCCAACCAACGGATTCGGATTCGTCTTAAGGCATTTGATCATCGCCTGTTAGATGCTTCCACCATGGAAATCGTGGAAACGGCAAAGCGTACTGGCGCACAGGTTCGCGGTCCAATTCCGCTGCCTACTCGTAAAGAGCGTTTTACGGTGTTGGTTTCCCCGCATGTTAACAAAGACGCGCGGGACCAGTATGAGATTCGCACACATAAACGTGTAGTGGATATCGTTGAGCCAACTGATAAAACAGTTGATGCGTTGATGAAACTGGACCTGGCAGCAGGTGTTGACGTGCAAATTAGCCTTGGCTGA
- the fusA gene encoding elongation factor G, which produces MARTTPINRYRNIGICAHVDAGKTTTTERVLFYTGLSHKIGEVHDGAATMDWMEQEQERGITITSAATTCFWRGMNAQFDEHRVNIIDTPGHVDFTIEVERSLRVLDGAVVVLCGSSGVQPQTETVWRQANKYEVPRMVFVNKMDRTGADFMMVVRQMRERLGANAVPMQLTIGSEDEFKGVVDLLKMKAILWNEADQGMTFEYGEIPADLADECQEMHEYLVESAAEATDELMEKYLEEGELSEEEIKAGIRKRTLANEIVPVFGGSAFKNKGVQAVLDAVIEYMPSPKEVKAIEGLLDDGETVETRSADDTAPFAALAFKIATDPFVGTLTFVRVYSGVATSGSSVINSVKMKKERIGRMVQMHANNREEIKEALAGDIVALIGMKDVTTGDTLCDPANPIVLERMEFPEPVISLAVEPKSKPDQEKMGVALGKLAQEDPSFRVQTDEETGQTIISGMGELHLDILVDRMRREFNVECNVGKPQVAYRETIRKAVECEGKFVRQSGGRGQYGHVVLKIEPNEQGAGFEFINQIVGGSVPREYIPAVAKGCEEQLENGVIAGYPVLDVKVTLIDGSYHDVDSNEMAFKVAGSLGIKNGCSQASPVLLEPMMKVEAVTPEDYMGDVMGDLNRRRGIVQGMEDTPSGKTIDAEVPLSEMFGYATDLRSMSQGRASYSMEFSKYAEAPNSVAEAIIKKDS; this is translated from the coding sequence ATGGCTCGTACTACCCCTATTAATCGCTACCGTAACATCGGTATCTGTGCCCACGTTGATGCTGGTAAAACTACCACCACTGAACGTGTTTTGTTCTACACGGGTCTTTCTCATAAGATCGGTGAAGTGCATGACGGCGCAGCGACCATGGACTGGATGGAGCAAGAGCAGGAGCGTGGTATTACTATCACCTCGGCTGCGACTACTTGTTTCTGGCGCGGTATGAATGCTCAGTTTGACGAGCATCGCGTAAACATTATCGACACCCCCGGCCACGTTGACTTCACCATTGAAGTTGAGCGTTCGTTGCGTGTGTTAGATGGTGCTGTTGTTGTTCTGTGTGGTTCATCCGGTGTTCAGCCTCAGACTGAAACTGTATGGCGTCAGGCCAACAAGTATGAAGTTCCACGTATGGTATTCGTCAATAAGATGGACCGTACTGGCGCAGACTTCATGATGGTTGTACGTCAGATGCGTGAGCGTCTGGGTGCAAATGCTGTTCCTATGCAGCTAACTATCGGTTCTGAAGATGAGTTCAAAGGTGTTGTTGACCTGCTGAAGATGAAGGCCATTCTGTGGAATGAAGCTGATCAGGGCATGACGTTTGAATATGGCGAGATCCCTGCGGATCTGGCTGATGAATGCCAGGAAATGCACGAATACCTGGTTGAATCAGCGGCAGAAGCCACTGACGAATTGATGGAAAAATACCTTGAAGAAGGTGAGTTGTCGGAAGAGGAAATCAAAGCTGGTATTCGCAAGCGTACCTTGGCTAACGAGATTGTTCCTGTCTTCGGTGGTTCGGCATTCAAAAACAAAGGTGTTCAGGCTGTACTGGACGCTGTTATTGAATACATGCCTTCTCCAAAAGAAGTTAAGGCTATCGAAGGCTTGCTGGACGACGGTGAAACTGTCGAAACCCGCTCAGCTGACGATACTGCACCATTTGCGGCGCTGGCATTTAAAATTGCCACCGACCCGTTTGTGGGCACGCTGACTTTTGTTCGTGTTTATTCTGGTGTTGCCACTTCTGGCTCCAGTGTAATCAACTCGGTCAAAATGAAGAAAGAGCGTATCGGCCGTATGGTTCAGATGCACGCCAACAACCGTGAAGAGATTAAAGAAGCTCTGGCGGGTGATATCGTTGCACTGATCGGTATGAAAGATGTGACTACTGGCGACACCTTGTGTGATCCAGCTAATCCAATCGTTCTAGAACGCATGGAATTCCCTGAGCCAGTAATTTCTTTGGCGGTTGAGCCAAAGTCTAAACCTGACCAAGAAAAAATGGGTGTTGCACTGGGTAAATTAGCCCAGGAAGATCCATCTTTCCGCGTTCAAACGGATGAAGAAACCGGTCAAACCATCATCTCAGGTATGGGTGAATTACACCTAGATATCTTGGTTGATCGCATGCGTCGTGAGTTCAACGTTGAATGTAACGTTGGTAAGCCTCAGGTTGCCTACCGCGAAACTATCCGTAAGGCAGTTGAGTGTGAAGGCAAGTTTGTACGTCAGTCTGGTGGTCGTGGTCAGTATGGTCACGTTGTCCTGAAGATTGAGCCAAACGAGCAAGGCGCTGGTTTCGAGTTCATCAACCAGATCGTTGGTGGTTCTGTTCCTCGTGAATATATCCCAGCGGTCGCTAAGGGTTGTGAAGAGCAGTTGGAGAACGGTGTTATCGCCGGTTACCCAGTGCTTGACGTTAAAGTAACCCTGATTGACGGTTCTTACCACGATGTTGACTCTAACGAAATGGCATTTAAAGTTGCCGGCTCTTTAGGTATCAAGAATGGTTGTAGCCAGGCGAGCCCAGTACTGCTTGAGCCAATGATGAAGGTTGAAGCGGTTACCCCTGAAGATTACATGGGTGACGTAATGGGCGACCTGAACCGTCGTCGCGGCATCGTTCAAGGCATGGAAGATACTCCATCCGGTAAAACGATTGATGCCGAAGTACCGCTGTCCGAAATGTTCGGATATGCAACTGATTTGCGTTCCATGAGTCAAGGCCGTGCCAGCTACTCAATGGAATTCAGCAAGTATGCCGAGGCGCCTAACAGCGTGGCCGAAGCAATTATCAAGAAAGACTCATAA
- the rplD gene encoding 50S ribosomal protein L4 has protein sequence MELNLVAPADGAAQGTIEVSEASFGRDFNEALVHQVVVAYLAGARQGTRAQKNRAAVSGGGIKPWRQKGTGRARAGTIRSPLWRKGGVTFAAQPQDHSQKVNRKMYRGAIRSILSELIRQDRLVVVPEFTIESHKTKDLVANLKALGLKEVLIVTEAVDENLFLASRNLHKVEVLDVEGVDPVSLVNFDKVVMTVAAVKQFEEKLA, from the coding sequence GTGGAACTGAATCTGGTTGCTCCAGCAGATGGCGCTGCTCAAGGCACAATCGAAGTATCCGAAGCGTCATTCGGCCGCGACTTTAATGAAGCTCTGGTTCATCAGGTAGTCGTGGCGTATTTGGCTGGCGCTCGTCAGGGTACTCGTGCCCAGAAGAATCGCGCTGCTGTTAGCGGTGGCGGCATTAAGCCGTGGCGACAGAAAGGTACTGGCCGAGCACGTGCTGGTACTATTCGTAGCCCGCTATGGCGTAAAGGTGGTGTGACTTTCGCGGCTCAGCCGCAAGATCACAGCCAAAAAGTTAACCGCAAGATGTATCGCGGCGCAATCCGCTCCATCCTGTCTGAATTGATTCGTCAAGATCGTCTGGTAGTAGTACCAGAGTTCACGATTGAGTCACACAAGACTAAGGATCTGGTAGCGAACTTAAAGGCCCTAGGCCTGAAAGAAGTGCTGATCGTTACTGAAGCAGTTGACGAGAACTTGTTCTTGGCATCCCGTAACCTGCATAAGGTTGAAGTATTGGATGTTGAAGGCGTTGACCCGGTAAGCCTGGTTAACTTCGACAAGGTGGTGATGACTGTAGCTGCTGTTAAGCAGTTCGAGGAGAAATTGGCATGA
- the tuf gene encoding elongation factor Tu gives MSKQTFERNKPHVNVGTIGHVDHGKTTLTAALTRVCAEVWGGDAVAFDGIDNAPEERERGITIATAHVEYESEVRHYAHVDCPGHADYVKNMITGAAQMDGAILVCGATDGPMPQTREHILLSRQVGVPYIVVFLNKADLLAEDCGGADSEEYAEMLELVEMELRELLGEYDFPGDDTPIIAGSALMALNGDDANEMGTTAVKKLVETLDTYIPEPERAIDGAFIMPIEDVFSIQGRGTVVTGRVERGIVKMGEEVEIIGIKDTVKTTCTGVEMFRKLLDEGRAGENVGVLLRGTKREDVERGQVLAKPGSINPHTTFQSEIYVLGKDEGGRHTPFFKGYRPQFYFRTTDVTGTIELPEGVEMVMPGDNIQMTVELIAPIAMDEGLRFAIREGGRTVGAGVVAKILK, from the coding sequence GTGTCTAAACAAACATTTGAACGTAACAAGCCCCATGTAAACGTGGGCACCATCGGCCACGTTGACCATGGTAAAACCACCTTAACTGCAGCCCTTACTCGCGTTTGTGCTGAAGTTTGGGGCGGCGACGCTGTAGCATTTGACGGTATCGATAATGCTCCAGAAGAGCGTGAGCGCGGTATTACTATCGCTACTGCTCACGTTGAGTATGAATCAGAAGTTCGTCACTACGCACACGTAGACTGCCCAGGTCACGCCGATTATGTTAAAAACATGATCACTGGTGCTGCGCAGATGGACGGCGCAATTTTGGTATGTGGCGCGACTGACGGCCCAATGCCTCAGACTCGTGAACACATCCTGCTTTCTCGTCAGGTTGGTGTTCCATACATCGTAGTATTCCTGAATAAAGCTGACTTGCTGGCAGAAGATTGCGGCGGAGCGGACAGCGAAGAATATGCTGAAATGCTTGAGCTGGTTGAAATGGAATTGCGTGAGCTGTTGGGTGAGTATGACTTCCCAGGCGACGACACTCCAATCATTGCAGGTTCTGCATTGATGGCGTTGAACGGCGACGATGCTAACGAAATGGGTACTACCGCTGTTAAGAAGCTGGTAGAAACTCTGGATACTTATATCCCAGAGCCAGAGCGTGCAATCGACGGCGCATTCATCATGCCAATCGAAGACGTATTCTCAATCCAGGGTCGTGGTACTGTTGTTACCGGCCGTGTTGAGCGTGGTATCGTTAAGATGGGTGAAGAAGTTGAAATCATCGGTATCAAAGATACTGTGAAGACAACTTGTACTGGTGTTGAAATGTTCCGCAAGCTGCTTGACGAAGGTCGTGCAGGTGAGAACGTTGGTGTGTTGTTGCGTGGTACTAAGCGTGAAGACGTTGAGCGTGGTCAGGTATTGGCTAAGCCAGGTTCTATCAACCCACACACTACATTCCAGTCTGAAATCTATGTATTAGGTAAAGACGAAGGTGGTCGCCATACTCCTTTCTTCAAAGGATATCGTCCACAGTTCTACTTCCGTACTACTGACGTGACCGGTACTATCGAATTGCCAGAAGGCGTTGAGATGGTAATGCCAGGTGACAACATTCAGATGACGGTTGAGCTGATTGCACCAATCGCTATGGATGAAGGCCTGCGTTTCGCTATTCGCGAAGGCGGCCGTACCGTAGGTGCAGGTGTTGTAGCTAAGATTCTGAAGTAA
- the rpsL gene encoding 30S ribosomal protein S12 has protein sequence MATINQLVRKPRKSKADKSNVPALEACPQKRGVCTRVYTTTPKKPNSALRKVCRVRLTNGYEVTSYIGGEGHNLQEHSVVLIRGGRVKDLPGVRYHTVRGSLDTAGVSDRRQGRSKYGAKRPKK, from the coding sequence ATGGCTACCATCAATCAGCTAGTGCGGAAGCCACGCAAGAGTAAGGCGGACAAAAGTAACGTCCCAGCTCTTGAAGCTTGCCCGCAGAAGCGTGGTGTATGTACTCGCGTATATACAACTACCCCTAAGAAGCCGAACTCAGCATTACGTAAAGTATGTCGCGTTCGTTTGACCAACGGCTATGAAGTGACTTCCTACATTGGTGGTGAAGGTCACAACTTGCAAGAGCACAGTGTTGTTCTGATCCGTGGCGGTCGTGTAAAAGATTTGCCCGGTGTTCGCTACCACACAGTACGTGGCAGCCTGGACACCGCTGGTGTAAGTGATCGACGTCAAGGTCGTTCAAAATACGGTGCTAAGCGCCCTAAGAAGTAA